A stretch of the Acidobacteriota bacterium genome encodes the following:
- a CDS encoding DMP19 family protein, with the protein MDALRNGRRPAGEGLVESLAAHGYTVQRLDALPCMWRVALPSPRVLEIWFTGGEAPVVAAVSYRVGKPWGSPAQRRAAKLQAEFYRRYERLAPDGGELATDDRLVQLVGELEADVNNGGFGQYLGNKGAARAREALACLFAIGAGQTAGWLQAALEGSGAEDLSRLDQEFYEGAEDLAALAMAYIKRRT; encoded by the coding sequence ATGGACGCGCTGCGAAACGGCAGGCGTCCGGCAGGTGAGGGGCTGGTGGAGTCGCTCGCCGCGCACGGCTACACGGTCCAGCGGCTCGACGCGCTCCCCTGCATGTGGCGGGTGGCGCTCCCCTCGCCGCGGGTGCTGGAGATCTGGTTCACGGGGGGCGAGGCGCCGGTGGTGGCCGCGGTGTCCTACCGGGTCGGCAAACCGTGGGGCAGCCCGGCGCAGCGACGGGCCGCCAAACTGCAGGCCGAGTTCTATCGGCGCTACGAGCGGCTGGCGCCGGACGGCGGCGAGCTGGCGACGGACGACCGTCTGGTTCAGCTCGTGGGCGAGCTCGAGGCCGACGTGAACAACGGCGGCTTTGGCCAGTATCTCGGCAACAAGGGCGCGGCACGTGCCCGGGAAGCTCTCGCGTGCCTGTTCGCCATCGGTGCCGGGCAAACGGCCGGGTGGCTGCAAGCAGCGCTTGAAGGCAGCGGCGCGGAGGACCTGTCGCGCCTCGACCAGGAGTTTTACGAGGGGGCGGAGGACCTGGCAGCGTTGGCCATGGCGTACATCAAACGCAGAACGTGA